A single window of Desulfovibrio psychrotolerans DNA harbors:
- a CDS encoding (Fe-S)-binding protein, producing MNPCTANPPARECILCGRCLSVCPVLLGTGREELSPKAKQHMLGTLARSPERLNVVDCRVLADKCLSCGRCAAACPQGLSVPEKLAQLRAAHPGWQQWIWKQWIERGAALWPALATFGKVAPKDLGPQTFSRFMDSIRAMAPANDIAPWLHVDSYDRGAGEGKTILLFAGCTARRIQKAWHAKALTILKKLGFSVLSENAMTCCGLSLDHAGIPHAAHTARQRNVDAWRNAGRPRMTTFCATCHHGLTAYAQCTDINWQEGEAQAFAESLVPLSTLWGNSVFRTGENAPARVRYHQPCHWGGTDPDRHWLARVLQARFSAPGGVQCCGMGGILQLGDQPLSRTVAERCWQALAPDEQTQVVTGCSGCTLQLRSSRPALGALPVPVGHWLDCLEP from the coding sequence ATGAACCCATGCACCGCCAATCCGCCCGCACGGGAATGCATCCTGTGCGGGCGTTGCCTTTCGGTTTGTCCCGTGCTGCTCGGCACCGGACGCGAGGAACTGTCGCCCAAGGCGAAACAGCACATGCTCGGCACACTGGCCCGGTCGCCGGAACGCCTGAATGTGGTGGACTGCCGCGTGCTCGCGGACAAGTGCCTTTCCTGCGGGCGGTGCGCCGCCGCGTGCCCGCAGGGGCTTTCTGTGCCGGAAAAACTGGCGCAGCTTCGCGCAGCGCATCCCGGCTGGCAGCAGTGGATATGGAAGCAGTGGATTGAGCGCGGCGCCGCCCTGTGGCCCGCCCTTGCCACCTTTGGCAAAGTGGCGCCCAAGGATCTGGGACCGCAAACCTTTTCGCGCTTCATGGATTCCATCCGCGCCATGGCCCCTGCCAACGACATAGCCCCGTGGCTGCATGTGGACAGCTACGACAGGGGCGCGGGCGAAGGCAAAACCATACTGCTTTTTGCCGGGTGCACGGCACGCCGCATACAGAAGGCGTGGCATGCCAAGGCCCTGACCATACTCAAGAAACTGGGGTTTTCTGTCCTTTCGGAAAACGCCATGACCTGCTGCGGACTCTCGCTGGATCACGCGGGCATTCCCCACGCCGCGCACACTGCACGCCAGCGCAACGTGGATGCGTGGCGCAATGCGGGACGCCCGCGCATGACCACCTTCTGCGCCACCTGCCACCATGGGTTGACCGCCTATGCGCAGTGCACGGACATCAACTGGCAGGAAGGCGAAGCGCAAGCCTTCGCCGAATCGCTCGTTCCCCTTTCCACCCTGTGGGGCAACTCCGTATTCCGTACAGGCGAAAACGCCCCGGCACGGGTGCGCTACCACCAGCCCTGCCACTGGGGCGGCACAGACCCGGACAGGCACTGGCTTGCCCGCGTGCTGCAGGCACGTTTTTCCGCTCCCGGCGGCGTGCAGTGCTGCGGCATGGGCGGTATTCTGCAACTGGGCGACCAGCCCCTTTCGCGCACCGTGGCAGAACGCTGCTGGCAGGCACTGGCACCGGATGAGCAGACGCAGGTGGTTACCGGATGCAGCGGCTGCACCCTGCAACTGCGCAGTTCCCGGCCCGCTCTGGGCGCGTTGCCCGTGCCCGTGGGTCACTGGCTGGACTGCCTTGAACCCTAG
- a CDS encoding lipid-binding SYLF domain-containing protein: MSPAARTIPAARIAALLPTVLLLAVLLLAVLLNGCGRGQHSGKAFSVPSAEQQLVEGAADALDRLAAEPGVPPFTHHLASARGIIIFPALYKGSYIFGLQGGHGVLLARTDDGGWSPPSFVTLTDLSFGFQAGGQVTTAALLLMDEDYLDKALRDNLTLSADISAAAGPAGHSAQLDYATHTRGIIHVAHTQGVAFSMALESGGILVNHERNRNYYGMGTTPAEILAGRVDTPGTQVLRSRLNRHTEHPAQKTDTQ; this comes from the coding sequence ATGTCCCCCGCAGCACGCACCATACCCGCCGCACGAATCGCCGCCCTTCTCCCGACGGTACTGCTTTTGGCGGTTCTTCTTTTGGCGGTTCTGCTGAACGGCTGCGGACGCGGGCAGCATTCCGGCAAGGCATTCTCTGTGCCTTCTGCTGAACAGCAACTTGTGGAAGGTGCCGCAGATGCACTGGACCGGCTTGCCGCAGAACCAGGAGTGCCTCCTTTCACGCACCATCTTGCCTCCGCCAGAGGCATCATTATCTTTCCCGCCCTGTACAAGGGCAGCTACATCTTCGGATTGCAGGGCGGACACGGGGTCCTGCTGGCACGCACCGACGACGGCGGATGGTCTCCGCCCTCATTTGTGACTCTCACCGACCTGAGCTTCGGCTTTCAGGCAGGCGGGCAGGTAACCACCGCCGCCCTGCTGCTCATGGATGAAGACTATCTGGACAAGGCCCTGCGGGACAACCTTACCCTCAGCGCGGATATTTCCGCTGCCGCAGGTCCGGCGGGCCATTCGGCGCAGCTGGACTACGCCACCCATACGCGCGGTATCATTCATGTGGCCCACACGCAGGGGGTGGCTTTCAGCATGGCGCTGGAAAGCGGCGGCATACTCGTCAACCATGAACGCAACCGCAACTATTACGGCATGGGAACCACTCCTGCCGAAATACTTGCAGGCAGGGTGGATACCCCGGGAACGCAGGTTTTGCGAAGCCGGCTGAACCGCCACACGGAACACCCCGCGCAGAAAACGGATACGCAATAG
- a CDS encoding FAD-binding oxidoreductase gives MTHPSLLPQHRQFLAELFPGTDCLTTPEEMLVFESDASRLAGIPLAVVRPRNEEQITELLRWAHTERMPLYPRARATNVVGLCVPDRPGVVVSTLCMNRVLEIHADDFVAVVQPGVVTGDLQKQVEAQGLFYPPDPASLGISTIGGNVATCAGGMRAVKYGVTREWVLGCRVVLPGGKAITCGGRNHKNVVGLDLTRLMVGSEGTLGIMTDITLKLMPLPEATASLMAGFSSLEQAMAAVRRVFRAGILPAALEFMGQEVLDCLAQLGTVPWPQDGTVQAVLLFRLDGSRAALAADLQRLRAALDDTAQNRPAWQEQGLGAQEEEPLWEIRRLINPASFRVAPNKISDDVTVPRGSLLPALTGIRAISGHCGLTILTFGHVGDGNIHVNIMHDAARGDEKQRAGQAKLAVMELILSLGGTLSGEHGIGLTKAPYVHRQLGEEERRLMRDIKSAFDPHGILNPGKAF, from the coding sequence ATGACGCACCCATCACTCCTTCCGCAGCACAGGCAGTTCCTCGCGGAGCTTTTTCCCGGCACCGACTGCCTGACAACGCCGGAGGAGATGCTGGTCTTTGAGTCAGACGCCAGCCGCCTTGCAGGCATACCCCTTGCGGTGGTGCGCCCCCGCAACGAGGAACAGATAACGGAACTGCTGCGCTGGGCCCACACGGAACGTATGCCGCTGTATCCCCGCGCACGCGCCACCAACGTGGTGGGCCTGTGCGTGCCGGACAGGCCGGGGGTGGTGGTTTCCACCCTGTGCATGAACCGTGTTCTGGAAATCCATGCCGACGACTTTGTGGCCGTGGTGCAGCCCGGCGTTGTGACGGGCGACCTGCAAAAACAGGTGGAGGCCCAAGGTCTGTTCTACCCGCCGGACCCGGCCAGCCTTGGCATATCCACCATAGGCGGCAATGTGGCCACCTGTGCGGGCGGTATGCGCGCCGTGAAATACGGCGTTACCCGCGAATGGGTTCTGGGCTGCCGCGTTGTGCTGCCCGGCGGCAAGGCCATCACCTGCGGCGGCAGAAACCACAAGAACGTGGTGGGGCTGGACCTCACCCGCCTTATGGTGGGCAGCGAAGGCACGCTGGGCATCATGACGGACATTACCCTCAAACTCATGCCCCTGCCGGAGGCAACGGCTTCGCTCATGGCGGGGTTTTCCTCCCTGGAGCAGGCCATGGCGGCGGTGCGCCGGGTGTTCCGGGCGGGCATACTGCCTGCGGCGCTGGAGTTCATGGGGCAGGAAGTGCTGGACTGCCTCGCGCAGCTGGGCACCGTGCCGTGGCCGCAGGACGGCACCGTGCAGGCGGTGCTTCTTTTCCGGCTGGACGGCAGCCGGGCTGCCCTTGCCGCAGACCTGCAACGCCTGCGCGCAGCACTGGACGACACCGCCCAGAACCGTCCGGCATGGCAGGAGCAGGGGCTTGGGGCACAAGAGGAAGAACCCCTGTGGGAAATCCGCCGCCTCATCAACCCTGCCTCGTTCCGCGTGGCCCCCAACAAAATTTCCGATGACGTTACCGTGCCGCGCGGCAGCCTGCTGCCCGCCCTGACGGGCATACGGGCCATTTCCGGGCACTGCGGCCTGACCATTCTCACCTTCGGGCACGTGGGAGACGGCAACATCCATGTGAACATCATGCACGATGCCGCACGCGGAGACGAAAAGCAGCGGGCCGGACAGGCCAAGCTGGCCGTCATGGAGCTTATCCTCTCGCTGGGCGGCACGCTTTCCGGTGAACACGGTATAGGCCTGACCAAGGCCCCCTACGTGCACCGGCAACTGGGCGAGGAGGAACGCCGCCTGATGCGCGACATCAAGTCCGCCTTCGACCCCCACGGCATCCTCAACCCCGGCAAGGCATTCTGA
- the smpB gene encoding SsrA-binding protein SmpB, translating to MSKKAKQSSGHIAQNKKARRYYEFVENLEAGIELRGTEVKSLRAGLVSFRDSYVQFKNGEAWLVGLHIAPYENAGYAQHDPDRDRKLLLHARQIAAWAIKVEQRGFSVIPVALYFKDSRVKVDIALGRGKKLHDQRETIKARDIQRDVARQLASL from the coding sequence ATGAGCAAGAAAGCAAAACAGAGCAGCGGCCATATTGCCCAGAACAAAAAGGCCCGCCGGTATTATGAATTTGTGGAAAATCTTGAAGCGGGCATAGAACTGCGCGGCACGGAAGTGAAATCCCTGCGCGCGGGGCTGGTATCCTTCCGCGACAGCTACGTGCAGTTCAAGAACGGCGAGGCGTGGCTCGTGGGCCTGCATATTGCCCCGTACGAGAATGCGGGCTACGCCCAGCACGACCCGGACCGCGACCGCAAACTGCTGCTGCACGCCCGCCAGATAGCCGCATGGGCGATAAAGGTGGAGCAGCGAGGGTTTTCCGTAATTCCCGTGGCACTCTATTTCAAGGACTCCCGCGTAAAGGTTGATATAGCCCTCGGACGCGGCAAGAAACTGCATGACCAGCGCGAGACCATCAAGGCACGCGACATCCAGCGCGATGTTGCCCGCCAGTTGGCCAGCCTGTAA
- the ptsP gene encoding phosphoenolpyruvate--protein phosphotransferase: MARDVVYGIAVSAGISIGKAFFINRTSRRHIPRETIPASRAEQEIDRLTAASDMVRDEFEAARAKVPVELREHGAIIDSHLMICQDPKLMLAAATRIRERLITAEWALEQSVETIAAAFSAIDDPYIRERIQDVRVVADRIMQRLLGGYSSTRALAERMVLMAHDLTPADAIELELDKIMSFATSEGGKTSHTGILARSLQIPAIVGVEGLEESARDGELVIIDALRGRILIDPSEEELATYSDLKYQFENYQKSIIRQCKLPGETVDGFRLEIQANIELAEELQSVLDNGGEGVGLYRTEYAFLNRKQPPTEEDLYREYATLAERLAPAKVTLRTLDVGADKMMNSQEKLDEPNPALGLRGIRYCLKHQDVFRMQLRAILRASVHGNVAVMFPMISGLKEVRQARYQLNLVRQELDEQGIPYNPDMPVGIMIELPSAVMIAETLAQEVDFFSIGTNDLIQYSLGIDRANKHVSYLYQPLHPAIVRSIKYVVDAAHRGGIEVSVCGEVASDPYCIPILMGMQIDGVSIAPQAIPGIKRIIRQVNMEECKQLLRDVLSHATVSKINRKVRQTIFKRFPEELTFFASLLDQDD; the protein is encoded by the coding sequence GTGGCACGCGATGTAGTTTACGGAATTGCTGTTTCCGCAGGCATATCCATCGGCAAGGCGTTTTTCATAAACCGCACCAGCCGCAGGCATATCCCGCGCGAGACCATTCCCGCCAGCAGGGCAGAGCAGGAGATAGACCGCCTTACCGCCGCCTCTGACATGGTGCGCGACGAATTTGAAGCCGCCCGCGCAAAGGTTCCCGTGGAACTGCGTGAGCACGGTGCCATTATAGACTCGCACCTTATGATCTGCCAGGACCCCAAGCTTATGCTTGCGGCTGCAACGCGCATCCGTGAGCGCCTTATCACGGCGGAATGGGCCCTTGAGCAGTCGGTGGAAACCATCGCCGCGGCCTTCAGCGCCATTGACGACCCTTACATCCGCGAGCGCATTCAGGACGTGCGCGTGGTGGCAGACCGCATCATGCAGCGCCTGCTCGGCGGCTACTCTTCCACCCGCGCCCTTGCCGAGCGCATGGTGCTTATGGCGCACGACCTGACCCCGGCGGACGCCATTGAGCTGGAACTGGACAAAATCATGTCCTTTGCCACCTCGGAGGGCGGCAAAACATCGCACACCGGCATCCTTGCCCGCTCCCTGCAAATTCCCGCCATTGTAGGCGTGGAGGGGCTGGAAGAAAGCGCGCGCGATGGCGAACTGGTTATCATAGACGCCCTGCGCGGCCGTATTCTCATAGACCCTTCGGAAGAGGAACTGGCCACCTATTCCGACCTTAAATACCAGTTTGAGAACTACCAGAAGTCCATCATCCGCCAGTGCAAACTCCCCGGCGAAACCGTGGACGGTTTCCGGCTGGAGATACAGGCCAACATAGAACTGGCGGAAGAACTCCAGAGCGTGCTGGACAACGGCGGCGAGGGTGTGGGGCTGTATCGCACGGAATACGCCTTTCTCAACCGCAAGCAGCCGCCCACGGAAGAAGACCTGTACCGGGAATACGCTACCCTTGCCGAGCGGCTCGCCCCGGCCAAGGTCACGCTGCGCACGTTGGATGTGGGCGCAGACAAGATGATGAATTCGCAGGAGAAACTGGATGAGCCCAACCCGGCCCTCGGGCTGCGCGGCATCCGCTACTGCCTGAAGCATCAGGACGTGTTCCGCATGCAGTTGCGCGCCATTCTGCGCGCCAGCGTGCACGGCAACGTGGCAGTCATGTTCCCCATGATTTCCGGACTCAAGGAAGTGCGCCAGGCGCGCTACCAGCTTAACCTTGTCCGGCAGGAGCTGGACGAGCAGGGCATTCCGTACAACCCCGATATGCCCGTGGGCATTATGATAGAGCTGCCCAGCGCCGTGATGATAGCGGAAACGCTGGCGCAGGAAGTGGATTTTTTCTCCATAGGCACCAACGACCTCATTCAGTACTCGCTGGGCATAGACCGCGCCAACAAGCATGTCTCCTACCTCTACCAGCCGCTGCACCCGGCCATAGTGCGGTCCATCAAATATGTGGTGGACGCCGCCCACCGGGGCGGCATAGAAGTGAGCGTGTGCGGCGAAGTGGCCTCAGACCCCTACTGCATCCCCATTCTCATGGGCATGCAGATAGACGGGGTTTCCATTGCGCCGCAGGCCATTCCCGGTATTAAACGCATCATCCGGCAGGTGAACATGGAAGAGTGCAAGCAACTGCTGCGCGATGTCCTCAGCCATGCCACCGTCTCCAAAATCAACCGCAAGGTGCGTCAGACCATTTTCAAGCGCTTCCCCGAAGAGCTTACCTTCTTCGCATCCCTGCTCGACCAGGACGACTAG
- a CDS encoding HPr family phosphocarrier protein: protein MHTVQQTIQEHEDCLFARICVNNELGLHARPAARIAQEAQKFRCELRLEVKGQEVDAKSILDILSLAAARGSEITLKSRGSDARAALEHMMQVFSCALDEDA, encoded by the coding sequence ATGCACACGGTGCAGCAGACCATTCAGGAACACGAAGACTGCCTTTTTGCCCGCATCTGCGTGAACAACGAGCTGGGGCTTCATGCCCGTCCGGCGGCGCGCATTGCGCAGGAGGCACAGAAATTCCGCTGCGAGTTGCGGCTGGAGGTAAAGGGGCAGGAGGTGGACGCCAAGTCCATACTGGATATCCTGTCCCTTGCCGCCGCGCGGGGCAGCGAAATTACGCTCAAAAGCCGGGGCAGCGATGCCCGCGCCGCCCTTGAGCACATGATGCAGGTCTTTTCCTGCGCATTGGATGAGGACGCATAA
- a CDS encoding PTS system mannose/fructose/sorbose family transporter subunit IID: protein MPNGRTLLRCFLRTYLVGSAFNTRGLQNVGIAYAMEPGLAAIYPDMKARREARRRYIRHYNTHPFWTPLLVGTFLSLETMIARGKAPASMLGTLKDTTTYTLSAIGDSVFGGSFLVFWSLSTISLLMAGMDKAAFFWTLSLFVLLHAFKLFTFIAGVRGGLKVLNMLRRWNLINWGERLKLANAAVLVLVLYLAWPGQHPQHLWGFTGEAVWGAAGFGLCFMGWLIGRFHLSRIILLFLLSLVAIALPMLKGVSVPAW from the coding sequence ATGCCGAACGGACGCACACTGCTTCGCTGCTTCTTGCGCACCTACCTTGTAGGCTCGGCCTTCAACACACGGGGATTACAGAACGTGGGCATAGCCTACGCCATGGAGCCGGGACTGGCTGCCATCTACCCGGACATGAAGGCACGCCGCGAAGCACGCAGGCGCTACATCCGGCACTATAACACGCATCCGTTCTGGACGCCGCTGCTGGTGGGCACCTTCCTGTCGCTGGAAACCATGATCGCGCGGGGCAAGGCACCGGCCAGCATGCTGGGCACGCTCAAGGACACCACCACCTACACCCTCTCCGCCATAGGCGATTCTGTGTTCGGCGGCAGTTTTCTGGTCTTCTGGTCGCTTTCCACCATAAGCCTGCTCATGGCGGGCATGGACAAAGCGGCGTTTTTCTGGACTCTGTCGCTGTTCGTGCTGCTGCACGCCTTTAAGCTGTTTACCTTTATTGCAGGGGTGCGCGGGGGGCTGAAGGTGCTGAACATGCTCCGGAGATGGAATCTCATAAACTGGGGAGAACGCCTCAAGCTCGCCAACGCGGCGGTGCTTGTTCTGGTACTGTATCTTGCCTGGCCCGGCCAGCATCCGCAACACCTGTGGGGATTCACAGGCGAGGCGGTATGGGGGGCGGCCGGTTTCGGGCTGTGTTTCATGGGTTGGCTCATAGGACGGTTTCACCTGTCCAGAATTATACTACTCTTTCTCCTCTCACTTGTGGCAATAGCTTTGCCCATGCTGAAGGGAGTATCCGTTCCGGCATGGTAG
- the rsmI gene encoding 16S rRNA (cytidine(1402)-2'-O)-methyltransferase, translated as MPLTSPSLWVVATPLGNPGDLSPRACEVLQAADIVLAEDTRRAGILFKQTGVAVRKLASFHDHNEEAKARSFVDAMKEGTVLALVSDAGMPLFSDPGYRLVRLARQEGLSVSVVPGPSAPLTALAASGIAPQPFTFLGFPPRKRNDQERFFAEFRTVRTTLVFFERKNRLAETLAAAHAVLGPRELCVARELTKTHEEFILTRLENHADVPQDLLGEITVVIGPPEQVERPGEEDVLTLVEEESASGGKPRDIARRVRERAPGWSVDEIYGLMRRG; from the coding sequence ATGCCTTTGACCTCTCCGAGCCTGTGGGTGGTGGCAACACCGCTTGGCAACCCTGGTGATCTTTCTCCCCGCGCTTGCGAAGTGCTGCAGGCGGCGGATATTGTGCTGGCGGAAGATACTCGCCGCGCCGGCATTCTGTTCAAGCAGACCGGCGTTGCCGTGCGCAAGCTGGCCAGCTTTCACGACCATAACGAGGAAGCCAAGGCCCGGTCCTTTGTGGATGCCATGAAGGAAGGTACCGTTCTGGCGTTGGTTTCTGATGCGGGCATGCCCCTTTTTTCCGACCCCGGCTACCGGCTGGTGCGCCTTGCCCGGCAGGAAGGGCTGAGCGTTTCCGTAGTGCCCGGACCAAGTGCCCCGCTCACCGCGCTGGCTGCCAGCGGCATAGCCCCGCAGCCGTTCACTTTTCTGGGTTTTCCGCCCCGCAAACGCAACGATCAGGAACGGTTTTTCGCGGAATTTCGCACCGTGCGCACCACTCTGGTCTTTTTTGAACGCAAGAACCGTCTGGCAGAAACGCTTGCCGCCGCCCACGCCGTTCTGGGGCCGCGCGAATTGTGCGTGGCGCGGGAATTGACCAAGACCCACGAGGAGTTTATTCTTACGCGTTTGGAGAACCACGCGGATGTGCCGCAGGACTTGCTGGGTGAAATAACCGTGGTCATCGGCCCGCCGGAACAGGTAGAACGACCCGGAGAAGAAGACGTGCTCACCCTTGTGGAAGAGGAATCCGCCTCTGGCGGCAAGCCCCGCGACATAGCCCGCAGGGTGCGGGAACGGGCACCCGGCTGGAGCGTGGACGAAATTTACGGACTTATGCGGCGCGGATAA
- a CDS encoding YraN family protein, with amino-acid sequence MTARHLVTGTDGEDAAARHLASRGYRIVHRNWRHGRLELDIICRKEATIVFVEVKTRSRGALQSPAEALTPAKRRTLVLAAQHFLTASGLWNSPSRFDLVAVVRDGDAYLVEHTENAFDLSEPVGGGNTAWQPW; translated from the coding sequence ATGACAGCGCGCCACCTTGTTACCGGCACGGACGGAGAAGACGCCGCTGCCCGCCATCTGGCCTCGCGCGGTTACCGCATTGTGCACCGCAACTGGAGGCACGGCAGGCTGGAGCTGGATATTATCTGCCGCAAAGAAGCCACCATCGTGTTTGTGGAAGTGAAAACCCGGTCACGCGGCGCGCTGCAAAGCCCCGCAGAGGCACTCACCCCGGCCAAGCGGCGCACCCTGGTCCTTGCGGCGCAGCATTTTCTTACCGCGTCCGGCCTGTGGAACAGCCCAAGCCGTTTTGATCTTGTCGCCGTTGTCCGCGATGGCGATGCATACCTTGTGGAGCATACAGAGAATGCCTTTGACCTCTCCGAGCCTGTGGGTGGTGGCAACACCGCTTGGCAACCCTGGTGA
- a CDS encoding ribonuclease HII translates to MAPRKRPTALSLSLLEGHDDIPWQGWPTPFAGVDEAGRGCLAGPVVAGACILPPDHTLEGLTDSKKLTEARREALYPLIRQQALAWGLGIAWPAEIDRVNILQATFLAMHRAICALRVPPAFLAVDGNHAIPDHLACSFRFRGDSGQQQTAQLAVQKAVPQAAIIKGDLRVPAISAASIIAKTFRDRLMHSLDRRYPAYGFAGHKGYGTQDHIATIVQHGPCRMHRLTFAKVRPEPSGTQISQGMLADCWQAASPQAVTK, encoded by the coding sequence ATGGCTCCGAGAAAACGCCCCACCGCCCTTTCCCTCTCTCTGCTGGAAGGTCATGACGATATTCCGTGGCAGGGCTGGCCCACTCCCTTTGCAGGCGTGGACGAGGCCGGACGCGGCTGCCTTGCCGGACCTGTTGTGGCCGGTGCGTGCATTCTGCCCCCCGACCACACCCTTGAGGGACTGACCGATTCCAAAAAGCTCACAGAGGCACGGCGCGAAGCCCTTTATCCCCTCATCCGGCAGCAGGCCTTGGCATGGGGTCTGGGCATTGCGTGGCCTGCCGAAATAGACCGGGTGAACATTCTGCAAGCCACGTTTCTCGCCATGCATCGCGCCATATGCGCCCTGCGCGTGCCTCCGGCCTTTCTGGCCGTGGACGGCAACCACGCCATTCCCGACCACCTTGCCTGCAGTTTTCGCTTCCGGGGGGATTCCGGCCAGCAGCAGACCGCGCAACTAGCTGTGCAAAAGGCCGTACCGCAGGCGGCAATTATTAAAGGCGACCTGCGCGTTCCGGCCATATCCGCCGCCTCCATAATTGCCAAAACCTTCCGCGACAGGCTCATGCACAGTCTGGACCGCCGCTACCCCGCATACGGCTTTGCCGGGCATAAAGGCTACGGCACACAGGACCACATTGCCACCATAGTGCAGCACGGCCCGTGCCGCATGCACCGGCTTACCTTTGCCAAGGTGCGCCCGGAACCCTCCGGTACGCAGATATCGCAAGGCATGCTGGCCGACTGCTGGCAGGCAGCATCGCCGCAGGCGGTTACGAAATGA
- the rplS gene encoding 50S ribosomal protein L19 produces MNAIQKIEREQMRIDLPKFNSGDTIKVHLRIIEGEKERIQIFQGAVIRISNGTTDATFTVRKTSDGVGVERVFPMHSPSIERIEVVQEGRVRRSRLYYLRNLKGKAARIKPKNRW; encoded by the coding sequence ATGAATGCTATTCAGAAGATTGAACGTGAACAGATGCGCATTGACCTGCCGAAGTTCAACTCCGGCGACACCATAAAGGTTCACCTGCGCATCATCGAAGGCGAGAAGGAACGCATCCAGATTTTCCAGGGTGCAGTTATCCGCATCAGCAACGGCACCACCGATGCCACCTTCACCGTACGCAAGACCTCCGACGGCGTGGGCGTTGAGCGCGTGTTCCCCATGCACTCCCCCTCCATCGAGCGTATTGAGGTAGTGCAGGAAGGCCGCGTACGCCGCAGCCGTCTCTACTACCTGCGCAACCTTAAGGGTAAGGCTGCCCGCATCAAGCCCAAGAACCGCTGGTAA
- the trmD gene encoding tRNA (guanosine(37)-N1)-methyltransferase TrmD: MQFTIVSLFPEFFDSALSCGLMAKGCAAGLVSVDFRNPRHFTADRHSTVDDRPYGGGPGMVMMPEPLARALRSVESPGRILMMAPKGRPFTQSFARELAQEKNVTIICGRYEGFDARLESLFPIEPVSVGDYVLNGGETAALCVMEAAARLVPGFMGHEDSGEEESFSAGLLEYPHYTRPDVFEGLEVPDVLKSGDHGRVAAWRREKSLITTLHSRPDILHEAALNSNDLEILKKERRRRIGKNLFCALVHYPVVNKEKKSVAVSLTNLDIHDIGRCSCTYGLGGYYITTPIEDQQRMLAELLNHWVTGPGTAANPDRGEALQIIRGVRLIEDAVKDISERTGQNPLLVATSARGAGNMHVGDVRTLLADRPVLLLFGTAHGLAPQVLEQCDGILRPVRYLDGYNHLSVRTAAAIIIDRILGDAL; this comes from the coding sequence ATGCAATTCACCATTGTCTCGCTCTTTCCGGAGTTCTTCGACTCCGCCCTCTCCTGCGGGCTCATGGCAAAAGGCTGTGCTGCCGGACTTGTTTCCGTGGATTTTCGCAATCCCCGGCACTTTACCGCAGACCGGCACAGCACGGTGGATGACCGTCCCTACGGCGGCGGACCCGGCATGGTCATGATGCCGGAACCTCTGGCCCGCGCCCTGCGCAGCGTGGAGAGCCCCGGACGTATTCTGATGATGGCCCCCAAAGGGCGCCCCTTCACCCAGTCCTTTGCACGGGAACTGGCGCAGGAGAAGAATGTTACCATCATCTGCGGGCGGTACGAGGGCTTTGACGCACGGCTGGAAAGCCTCTTCCCCATAGAGCCTGTTTCTGTGGGCGACTACGTGCTTAACGGCGGGGAGACAGCAGCCCTGTGTGTCATGGAGGCGGCGGCCCGACTTGTTCCGGGGTTCATGGGACACGAGGATTCCGGCGAAGAGGAAAGCTTTTCCGCAGGTCTGCTGGAATACCCCCACTACACCCGCCCCGATGTTTTTGAGGGTCTGGAGGTGCCGGACGTGCTCAAATCCGGCGACCACGGGCGCGTGGCAGCATGGCGGCGCGAGAAGTCGCTCATCACCACCCTGCACAGCAGGCCTGATATTTTGCACGAAGCGGCTCTTAATTCCAATGACCTGGAAATATTGAAGAAAGAACGCCGCAGACGCATCGGAAAAAACCTCTTTTGCGCTCTTGTTCACTATCCTGTTGTAAACAAAGAGAAAAAATCTGTCGCTGTTTCTTTGACAAACCTCGATATCCACGATATAGGCCGCTGTTCATGCACCTATGGTCTGGGAGGGTACTACATTACCACTCCCATTGAAGACCAGCAGCGCATGCTGGCCGAGCTGCTGAACCACTGGGTAACCGGCCCGGGGACCGCAGCCAACCCCGACAGGGGCGAGGCCTTGCAGATTATTCGCGGAGTCCGTCTTATTGAGGACGCCGTGAAGGATATTTCGGAACGTACCGGGCAAAACCCGTTGCTGGTGGCGACGAGCGCCAGAGGGGCGGGCAACATGCATGTGGGCGATGTGCGCACCCTGCTGGCCGACCGCCCGGTGCTGCTCCTGTTCGGTACGGCCCACGGTCTCGCCCCGCAGGTTCTGGAGCAATGCGACGGAATACTGCGACCCGTGCGATACCTTGATGGCTATAACCACCTTTCCGTACGGACAGCGGCAGCCATCATCATTGATCGGATATTGGGCGATGCCTTGTAG